The DNA window AGGAGCTGCGGGTCGGTGGGGGCGGAGCCGAGGGCGGTGAGTACCGAGCGCACCAGGTCCTCGTCGGCCGGCCGGTCGCGCATCGCGGTCGCGAACCACGCGAGCCGGTCGGCCACGTCGCCGAAGAGCACCTCGTCCTTGGTCGCGAAGTGGCGGTAGAAGGTGCGCTCGGTGACCCCGACCTCCGCCGCGATCGCCGGCACGCTCGCTGCCTCGAACCCGTCGGCGACGAAGTGGCGCAGCGCCACCTCCCGCAACGCGGCTCTGGTGCGGGCGGCCTTCGACATGGTCTGATTATGTCAGAACTGACATTTGAGGAGCAGCATGTCGCACCCGATCGCCACGGGGGAGCAGCACGCCCACGAGCTCGCCGCCCTGGAGCTGGTCCAGCACCCGACCGTGCGGGCGGCGTACGCCGAGGTCGCCGAGACCTGGCTGGGTCGCGCGAAGGCCAGCGAGCAGATGCGCGAGCGGTTCGCGGCGGCGTACGAGGAGGTGATGTTCTCCGCGGCGGTCTGGTCCTCCAACCAGGACCCGCTGCGGCCGAAGGTCACGACGATCACCCGGCTGGAGCACGAGATCGACGGGCGCCGGATCCCGGGCACCCGTTGGGGGATCGACAACCCCGACTCCGTCTACCGCGTGGTCCCGATCTCCGGGGACGAGCGCTACGAGATCCGCGGCCGGGTCGGCGCGCACCGGATGACCGAGAACTACTTCACCCTCTGGGACGCCCACATGGGCACCGTGGACGTGCTCGACGGGCGCCGGATGCACGTGGAGGACGACGGGTCCTTCCTCATCACGGTCGACTCCGACCCGGCGAACGGCCGGCCCAACCACGTCCGCTCGACCCCGGCGGCCCACGAGCTCTACGTCCGCGACGTGCTGCTCGACTGGGGCCGCGACGACCCCAACGCGTTCACGGTGGAGCGGCTCGGGGGTGCGCCGACGAGGCCGGCGCTGACGCTCGACGAGCAGGCCCAGGCGACAGCACGGATGAT is part of the Nocardioides conyzicola genome and encodes:
- a CDS encoding TetR/AcrR family transcriptional regulator, translated to MSKAARTRAALREVALRHFVADGFEAASVPAIAAEVGVTERTFYRHFATKDEVLFGDVADRLAWFATAMRDRPADEDLVRSVLTALGSAPTDPQLLSEIARLRAALLSAERIDRTFRDRQGAMATELRAILGERGESGLDAAVHAEVVAGAVFAALAVWTEGPAPHDVRRLGDLTQQALEQVRPAL